A single window of Pseudarthrobacter defluvii DNA harbors:
- a CDS encoding ABC transporter ATP-binding protein, with product MSMDRVAWSSLYNISTAKSGSKPFSKETLKRVLAFAAPHKGKLIAFVLSSIAAAFLAVATPVLAGQVVDAIIDKAAASTVIWLAVLIAIVAVGEAGVGLLTRWLSSTIGEGVIVDLRTRVFDHVQRMPIAFFTRTRTGALVSRLNNDVIGAQSAFSGTLSGVVSNSVALALTLIVMLNKSWLVTVLAMVLLPIFLIPARRMGSKLADLRREAAAHNAAMGTQMTERFSAPGATLVKLFGRPDEESREFAARAGRVRDIGVRMAMLQFTFVTALTLVSALALALVYGLGGWLALVGQLAPGDVVVLALLLTRLYAPLTALSNARVEVMSALVSFERVFEILDLKPLIQQKPDAVAVPAGPVSVEFDNVRFAYPSADKVSLASLEEVSTLDTRGGEEVLHGVSFRVEPGQTVALVGSSGAGKSTIAQLLSRLYDVDSGAVRLGGTSPGTGLDVRDATFDSLRDTLGMVTQDGHLFHETIASNLRLARPDATDHDMWDVLRQARLETMIRSLPDGLDTVVGERGYRLSGGERQRLTIARLLIAQPRVVILDEATAALDSTNEAAVQAALGAALEGRTAVVIAHRLSTVRAADAILVVEGGQIVERGTHTELLAADGRYAELYRTQFAEATAVAHEAVPEF from the coding sequence ATGAGCATGGACCGCGTTGCGTGGAGCTCGCTCTACAACATCAGCACCGCCAAGAGCGGCTCCAAGCCGTTCTCCAAGGAAACCCTGAAGCGGGTGCTGGCCTTCGCTGCTCCCCACAAGGGCAAGCTCATCGCCTTTGTGCTCTCCTCCATCGCAGCGGCCTTCCTGGCCGTCGCCACCCCGGTGCTCGCCGGGCAGGTGGTTGACGCCATCATCGACAAGGCTGCCGCCAGCACGGTGATCTGGCTGGCCGTGCTGATCGCCATCGTGGCCGTGGGCGAAGCGGGAGTGGGGCTGCTGACCCGCTGGCTGTCCTCGACCATCGGCGAAGGCGTCATCGTGGACCTGCGCACCCGGGTGTTCGACCACGTGCAGCGCATGCCCATTGCCTTCTTCACCCGCACCCGGACGGGAGCCTTGGTCAGCCGACTCAACAACGACGTCATTGGAGCGCAGTCCGCCTTCTCCGGCACGCTCTCCGGCGTGGTGAGCAACTCCGTGGCGCTGGCCCTGACCCTAATCGTGATGCTCAACAAGTCCTGGCTGGTCACCGTGCTCGCCATGGTCCTTCTGCCGATCTTCCTGATCCCGGCCCGGCGCATGGGCTCCAAGTTGGCAGACCTGCGCCGCGAAGCTGCCGCACACAACGCCGCCATGGGCACCCAGATGACCGAGCGGTTCTCCGCGCCCGGCGCCACTCTGGTGAAGCTGTTCGGCCGCCCGGATGAGGAATCCCGCGAGTTCGCTGCCCGCGCGGGCCGGGTCCGCGACATCGGCGTCCGCATGGCCATGCTTCAGTTCACGTTCGTCACGGCACTGACCCTGGTCTCCGCGCTCGCACTGGCGCTGGTCTACGGCCTGGGCGGCTGGCTTGCCCTGGTCGGCCAGCTGGCACCCGGCGATGTGGTGGTCCTGGCGCTGCTCCTGACCCGCCTTTACGCCCCACTCACGGCGCTGTCCAACGCCCGGGTGGAAGTCATGAGCGCGCTGGTCAGCTTTGAACGGGTGTTTGAAATCCTGGACCTCAAGCCGCTCATCCAGCAAAAACCGGATGCAGTGGCGGTCCCGGCAGGTCCGGTGTCCGTGGAGTTCGACAATGTCCGCTTTGCCTACCCCTCGGCGGACAAGGTCTCCCTGGCCTCGCTGGAGGAGGTCTCCACCCTGGACACCCGTGGCGGCGAGGAAGTGCTGCACGGCGTCAGCTTCCGGGTGGAGCCGGGACAGACGGTGGCCCTGGTGGGCTCTTCCGGGGCCGGCAAGTCAACCATCGCCCAGCTGCTCTCGCGGCTGTACGACGTCGACTCCGGTGCCGTGCGGCTCGGAGGCACGAGTCCGGGTACAGGCTTGGACGTCCGGGACGCCACCTTCGATTCCCTGCGGGACACCCTGGGAATGGTGACCCAGGACGGCCACCTGTTCCACGAAACCATCGCTTCCAACCTCCGGCTCGCCCGGCCCGACGCCACGGATCATGACATGTGGGACGTCCTGCGGCAGGCACGCCTGGAGACCATGATCAGGTCCTTGCCGGATGGACTGGACACGGTGGTGGGGGAGCGCGGCTACCGGCTTTCCGGCGGCGAACGCCAGCGGCTGACCATCGCCCGGCTCCTGATCGCCCAGCCCCGGGTTGTCATCCTCGATGAGGCCACTGCCGCGCTCGACTCCACGAACGAAGCCGCCGTGCAGGCAGCCCTGGGTGCCGCACTCGAGGGACGTACCGCCGTCGTGATTGCGCACCGGCTCTCCACCGTCCGTGCGGCCGACGCCATCCTGGTGGTGGAAGGCGGCCAAATCGTGGAACGCGGAACCCACACCGAACTGCTGGCGGCGGACGGCCGCTACGCCGAG
- a CDS encoding ABC-F family ATP-binding cassette domain-containing protein, which yields MTATLVAKDVSGGHGHRTLFSSLSLTVAPGDVVGVVGANGAGKSTLLRLLAGVDQPQQGSVSLAPSDAFVGWLPQEHERIAGETVAAYIARRTGCAEATGEMESTAEALGSGAPGADDAYSRAFDRWMASGAADLDDRIPAVLADLGLDAGPDALMTGLSGGQAARVALAALLLSRFDVVLLDEPTNDLDLAGLATLENFVTGLRGGVVLVSHDREFLARCVTRVVELDLAQNSVAVYDGGYDAFLEERAVARRHAREKYDEFAATKADLVSRARTQREWSSQGVRNAMKKSPDNDKIRRAASTESSEKQAQKVRQMESRIARLDAVEEPRKEWQLQFSIGQAPRSSAVVATLRNAVARQGEFTLGPVNLQLNGGERVGITGPNGAGKSTLLRLLLGTQAPDDGDASMGATVAVGEIDQARGLLDGAQPLGDAVEAVLADWNSADVRTLLAKFGLKADHTSRTVDSLSPGERTRAALALLQARGVNLLVLDEPTNHLDLPAIEQLEEALESYDGALLLVTHDRRLLENVRLDYRWHLENGTVQELHHTASQEK from the coding sequence ATGACTGCAACCCTTGTTGCCAAGGACGTTTCGGGTGGCCATGGCCACCGCACGCTTTTTTCCAGCCTTTCGCTGACGGTGGCCCCCGGTGACGTGGTGGGCGTTGTGGGCGCGAACGGTGCTGGAAAATCCACGCTGCTGCGCCTCCTCGCCGGAGTCGACCAGCCACAGCAGGGCTCGGTAAGCCTTGCTCCCTCCGATGCCTTTGTTGGTTGGCTGCCGCAGGAACATGAGCGGATCGCCGGCGAAACGGTGGCCGCCTACATTGCGCGCCGGACCGGCTGCGCCGAGGCAACGGGTGAGATGGAATCCACCGCCGAGGCTTTGGGCTCGGGGGCTCCGGGAGCGGATGACGCCTACTCCCGTGCCTTCGACCGCTGGATGGCCTCCGGCGCCGCGGACCTGGATGACCGAATCCCCGCCGTGCTTGCAGACCTGGGCCTGGACGCGGGCCCCGACGCGCTGATGACGGGGCTTTCCGGCGGGCAGGCAGCCCGGGTGGCCTTGGCCGCCCTCCTGCTGAGCCGCTTCGACGTGGTGCTGCTCGACGAGCCCACCAATGACCTTGACCTGGCGGGCCTGGCCACCCTCGAAAACTTCGTGACGGGGCTGCGCGGGGGCGTGGTGCTGGTCAGCCATGACCGGGAGTTCCTGGCCCGCTGCGTCACCCGGGTGGTGGAGCTGGACCTGGCGCAGAACAGTGTGGCCGTTTACGACGGCGGCTATGACGCCTTCCTCGAAGAACGCGCGGTGGCGCGGCGGCACGCACGCGAGAAATACGACGAGTTTGCCGCGACCAAGGCGGACCTGGTGTCCCGTGCACGGACGCAGCGTGAGTGGAGCTCGCAGGGTGTCCGGAACGCGATGAAGAAAAGCCCGGACAACGACAAGATCCGGCGTGCGGCCAGCACCGAGTCTTCCGAAAAGCAGGCGCAAAAGGTACGGCAGATGGAATCCCGCATCGCCCGCCTGGACGCGGTGGAGGAGCCCCGGAAGGAATGGCAGCTGCAGTTCAGCATCGGCCAGGCCCCGCGCTCCAGCGCCGTCGTCGCCACCCTCCGCAACGCAGTGGCACGCCAGGGGGAGTTCACGCTGGGGCCGGTGAACCTCCAGCTCAACGGCGGGGAGCGGGTGGGCATCACCGGGCCAAACGGCGCTGGCAAGTCCACCCTCCTGCGCCTGCTGCTGGGAACCCAGGCACCGGACGACGGCGACGCCTCCATGGGTGCCACCGTCGCCGTCGGCGAAATAGACCAGGCTCGGGGACTGCTGGACGGTGCCCAGCCACTGGGCGACGCCGTCGAGGCCGTGCTGGCCGACTGGAACAGCGCGGACGTCCGCACCCTTTTGGCGAAGTTCGGCCTCAAGGCGGACCACACGTCGCGGACCGTGGATTCGCTGTCGCCGGGGGAGCGGACGCGGGCAGCCCTGGCGCTGCTCCAGGCGCGCGGCGTGAACCTGCTGGTGCTGGACGAACCCACCAACCACCTCGACCTGCCGGCCATTGAGCAGCTCGAAGAGGCCCTGGAAAGCTACGACGGAGCGCTGCTGCTGGTCACCCACGACCGCCGGCTGCTCGAAAATGTCCGACTCGACTACCGGTGGCACCTGGAAAACGGCACGGTCCAGGAGCTCCACCACACTGCAAGCCAGGAGAAATAA